Within Dictyostelium discoideum AX4 chromosome 4 chromosome, whole genome shotgun sequence, the genomic segment tattgctactttaaatcttttttttttattattattactttattttaaaatctgatTCCAGTATttgaattgataaattatcttttgttattatattatttgttaaagcattattattattattattatgattatgattagTTAAATCTAAACAAATTGCAATTACAAaagagttattattattatctttatcatttttaaaaggttTAAAATAAGTGAATTggtaattgtttaaaattgatttgttctttttatcatttaatataaatatttgagCAGTTTGATTTGTTTgatcaattataaattcaaaactTTTCAATTCAATGTTTAAACCTTTACCATCAGCTTTTATATAACTTTCTTTTAAACACCAatgaatgaaaaataaatcaattttactTTGATCATCTTTACCttgattaattattttccATTCATTATCTGTAAAACATGATGACATTGTATCAAAGAATTCACTCATCTTTAATATATTAGTACctgattatattttattaaaatatatatttatttatttatttataaacttACTTTTTGATTACGTGGTATTTTGCAATCCATAATATCAATTCCAATTGAATCAGATATTA encodes:
- a CDS encoding aminoadipate-semialdehyde dehydrogenase-phosphopantetheinyl transferase, which codes for MNQNEKELVNILLLGFDISKWKPNDIEWKEINDFINDPIESNRISNFKRPNKDGSWLIGKDNDSAKSSIIGRRLMIELVNKMLSLDYNSIKFKRTQSNKPYLSTTTTISNKFSFNISHDSNWVIGIGSLISDSIGIDIMDCKIPRNQKMSEFFDTMSSCFTDNEWKIINQGKDDQSKIDLFFIHWCLKESYIKADGKGLNIELKSFEFIIDQTNQTAQIFILNDKKNKSILNNYQFTYFKPFKNDKDNNNNSFVIAICLDLTNHNHNNNNNNALTNNIITKDNLSIQILESDFKIK